The following are encoded in a window of Providencia rettgeri genomic DNA:
- the dcuC gene encoding C4-dicarboxylate transporter DcuC: MIPILTVLIIVVLVARFILKGYKAEPVLFIAGLALMIFTMVLGWGPILPKNVATTGITWLDPFEVMRDLFSSRAADLGLMIMALMGFAQYMDHIGANEAVVRVATKPLKNMRSPYVLLFFSFLLASILQLAIPSATGLAVLLMGTMFPIMIGLGLSPASAAGVIATSLGVAYTPTAIDAIRGAKAVDMSVVEYVLYYQGPAALATVLVVGITHIFWQRHCDRKQGFVPEIGKAVQSHEKEEGKKSVPGYYAFLPMLPIVMAVGTSNLFFAGIHLDVVTIVLIAMAICMVIETLRVRNFKLVCNGFQTFLNGMGHAFSHVVGLLVAAGVFAHGIKVSGAIDQLILGAESVGLPPFAMAIVFALVTLAAAIIMGSGNAPFLAFVELIPQIAHSMGVNPISMILPMQQASHMGRGMSPVAGVIIAVSSGAKLQPFDVVKRTAVPLMVGFVAHCAIIGIFY, from the coding sequence ATGATCCCAATTCTAACGGTTCTGATTATCGTTGTTTTGGTTGCACGGTTTATTTTGAAGGGCTACAAAGCAGAACCCGTATTATTCATTGCGGGTTTAGCATTGATGATCTTCACCATGGTATTGGGTTGGGGACCAATTCTACCTAAAAACGTTGCAACAACAGGAATAACGTGGCTCGACCCATTTGAAGTCATGCGCGATCTTTTCAGTAGTCGTGCGGCAGATCTTGGCTTAATGATCATGGCATTGATGGGATTTGCACAATATATGGATCATATTGGCGCAAATGAAGCGGTTGTACGTGTTGCCACTAAGCCACTAAAAAACATGCGCTCGCCCTATGTATTGCTGTTTTTCTCTTTTTTATTGGCAAGTATCCTACAGCTAGCTATCCCCTCCGCAACGGGCCTTGCTGTGTTACTGATGGGAACTATGTTTCCGATTATGATTGGGTTAGGCTTATCGCCTGCATCTGCAGCAGGGGTTATCGCCACCTCTCTCGGTGTTGCATATACGCCAACAGCGATTGATGCCATCCGTGGCGCGAAAGCGGTCGATATGTCTGTGGTTGAATATGTACTTTACTACCAAGGCCCTGCGGCATTAGCCACTGTGCTGGTGGTTGGTATTACCCATATTTTCTGGCAGCGCCATTGTGACCGTAAACAAGGTTTTGTGCCTGAGATCGGTAAAGCGGTTCAATCCCATGAGAAAGAAGAAGGTAAAAAATCTGTTCCAGGATATTATGCATTTCTTCCTATGTTACCAATCGTGATGGCGGTCGGTACATCCAATTTATTCTTTGCAGGTATTCATTTAGACGTAGTAACCATTGTGCTGATTGCGATGGCAATTTGTATGGTGATTGAAACTCTACGAGTACGTAACTTTAAATTGGTGTGTAATGGCTTCCAAACGTTCCTTAATGGAATGGGGCATGCTTTCAGCCATGTTGTTGGCTTATTAGTGGCAGCTGGGGTATTTGCCCACGGTATCAAAGTCAGTGGTGCAATCGACCAATTGATACTCGGTGCTGAGTCCGTTGGTTTACCACCGTTTGCTATGGCGATCGTCTTCGCTTTAGTGACACTGGCAGCGGCGATTATTATGGGCTCGGGTAATGCACCATTCTTAGCCTTTGTGGAGTTGATCCCGCAAATCGCCCATAGTATGGGAGTAAACCCGATTTCGATGATCTTGCCTATGCAGCAAGCTTCCCATATGGGACGCGGCATGTCCCCAGTTGCGGGGGTAATCATTGCTGTATCGAGTGGCGCAAAACTACAGCCTTTCGATGTGGTGAAACGCACCGCAGTACCGTTGATGGTCGGGTTTGTTGCCCACTGCGCAATTATTGGGATTTTTTATTAA
- a CDS encoding VWA domain-containing protein, whose protein sequence is MNQHSDNRNNEDNTKGALASKNDFPSLSQTNNTAQIITGSGPIALDLVVVIDTSGSMADEAGDLSKQIDATIANASMKCPSHLRATFLGIEGTWAGTKFDQTASEYLMKLGVNERELQARLPFKESDGKDHAGNKEDLCRAVIDISKHFDWREDARRAIFVLGDEGMEGGGGILTRAAIAKNNEAIRVAQELGIKVYTYQGTPDDSLTNLDRFPTLADRDNVTREYERLARETDGRSYIYTTGIADFALVLQEILCDSLTPPVKPKHDNSNCETVCDHLPSIIKIVDKLSEVINKTIDSCCSQQSEKQDITDKQCQCKK, encoded by the coding sequence ATGAATCAACATTCAGATAATAGAAATAACGAGGATAATACAAAGGGAGCTTTGGCGAGCAAAAATGACTTTCCCTCCTTGAGCCAAACCAATAATACCGCTCAGATCATTACGGGAAGCGGGCCAATAGCTTTAGATTTAGTTGTGGTCATTGATACGAGTGGCTCCATGGCTGATGAAGCAGGGGATTTAAGTAAGCAAATAGATGCCACAATTGCAAATGCTTCAATGAAATGTCCATCCCATCTTCGCGCCACATTCCTTGGTATTGAAGGTACATGGGCAGGCACTAAATTCGATCAAACGGCCAGTGAATATTTAATGAAACTAGGGGTAAATGAAAGAGAATTACAAGCAAGATTGCCTTTTAAAGAATCGGATGGCAAAGATCATGCAGGAAATAAGGAAGATCTTTGCCGTGCCGTCATCGATATCAGCAAGCATTTTGATTGGCGTGAAGATGCACGTAGAGCTATTTTTGTTTTAGGTGATGAAGGAATGGAAGGCGGCGGCGGGATTTTGACTCGCGCAGCGATTGCAAAGAACAATGAGGCTATTCGAGTTGCGCAGGAATTAGGGATAAAAGTCTATACCTACCAAGGTACGCCGGATGATAGCCTAACTAACCTAGACCGTTTTCCAACGTTGGCAGATAGAGACAACGTGACGAGAGAATATGAAAGGTTAGCAAGAGAAACAGATGGGCGCTCGTATATTTACACGACAGGTATTGCAGATTTTGCGTTGGTACTGCAAGAAATATTGTGTGATAGCTTAACGCCCCCCGTAAAACCAAAACACGATAACTCAAATTGTGAGACAGTTTGTGATCATTTGCCATCAATCATAAAAATTGTCGATAAACTATCTGAAGTGATTAATAAAACGATTGATTCTTGTTGCTCGCAGCAATCAGAAAAACAGGATATAACGGACAAACAGTGTCAGTGTAAAAAGTAG
- the rpoB gene encoding DNA-directed RNA polymerase subunit beta, with protein MVYSYTEKKRIRKDFGKRPQVLDIPYLLSIQLDSFQKFIEQDPDGQNGLEAAFRSVFPIQSYSGNAELQYVSYRLGEPVFDVKECQIRGVTYSAPLRVKLRLIVYEREAPEGTVKDIKEQEVYMGEIPLMTENGTFVINGTERVIVSQLHRSPGVFFDSDKGKTHSSGKVLYNARIIPYRGSWLDFEFDPKDNLFVRIDRRRKLPATIILRAMDYNTEEILNLFFEKTVFQIRDNKLMMTLVPERLRGETASFDIEANGKVYVEKGRRITARHIRQLEKEEINSIEVPVEYIAGKVVARDYIDESTGELICAANMELSLDMLARLSQAGHKTIETLFTNDLDHGAYISETVRIDPTNDRLSALVEIYRMMRPGEPPTREAAENLFENLFFSEDRYDLSAVGRMKFNRSLNRDEIEGSGILSEEDIIEVMRKLIDIRNGKGEVDDIDHLGNRRIRSVGEMAENQFRVGLVRVERAVKERLSLGDLDALMPQDMINAKPISAAVKEFFGSSQLSQFMDQNNPLSEITHKRRISALGPGGLTRERAGFEVRDVHPTHYGRVCPIETPEGPNIGLINSLSVYAQTNEYGFLETPYRLVRDGLVTDEIHYLSAIEEGNFIIAQANTVLGEDGSFIEELVTCRNKGESSLFNREQVEYMDVSTQQVVSVGASLIPFLEHDDANRALMGANMQRQAVPTLRADKPLVGTGMERAVAVDSGVTAVAKRGGSVQYVDASRIVIKVNEDEMYPGEAGIDIYNLTKYTRSNQNTCISQMPCVSLGEPVERGDVLADGPSTDLGELALGQNMRVAFMPWNGYNFEDSILVSERVVQEDRFTTIHIQELSCVSRDTKLGPEEITADIPNVGEAALSKLDESGIVYIGAEVKGGDILVGKVTPKGETQLTPEEKLLRAIFGEKASDVKDSSLRVPNGVSGTVIDVQVFTRDGVEKDKRALEIEETQLRDAKKDLTEELRIFEAGLFARIRSVLVNGGIEADKLDKLPRDRWLELSLADEEKQNQLEQLAEQYDELKSEFEKKLDAKRRKITQGDDLAPGVLKIVKVYLAVKRQIQPGDKMAGRHGNKGVISKINPVEDMPYDENGNPVDIVLNPLGVPSRMNIGQILETHLGMAAKGIGEKINAMLKQQEEVAKLREFIQKAYDLGDDPRQKVDLSTFSDEEVMRLAENLKKGMPIATPVFDGAKEKEIKELLKLGGLPTSGQITLYDGRTGEKFERQVTVGYMYMLKLNHLVDDKMHARSTGSYSLVTQQPLGGKAQFGGQRFGEMEVWALEAYGAAYTLQEMLTVKSDDVNGRTKMYKNIVDGSHQMEPGMPESFNVLLKEIRSLGINIELEDE; from the coding sequence ATGGTTTACTCCTATACCGAGAAAAAACGTATTCGTAAGGACTTTGGTAAACGTCCACAAGTTTTGGACATACCTTACCTCCTTTCTATCCAACTTGACTCGTTCCAGAAGTTTATCGAGCAAGATCCAGATGGCCAGAATGGGCTGGAAGCAGCTTTCCGTTCTGTGTTTCCAATTCAGAGCTACAGCGGTAACGCTGAACTGCAATATGTCAGCTATCGTTTAGGCGAGCCTGTTTTTGATGTTAAAGAATGTCAAATTCGCGGTGTGACTTATTCTGCTCCTCTGCGTGTTAAATTACGTCTCATCGTGTATGAGCGTGAAGCACCAGAAGGCACCGTTAAAGACATCAAAGAGCAAGAAGTCTACATGGGTGAAATTCCGCTCATGACTGAAAACGGAACTTTCGTTATCAACGGTACTGAGCGTGTTATCGTATCTCAGTTACACCGTAGTCCAGGTGTATTCTTCGATAGCGATAAAGGTAAAACGCACTCATCAGGTAAAGTGCTGTATAACGCACGTATTATCCCTTACCGTGGTTCATGGCTTGATTTCGAATTTGACCCGAAAGATAACCTATTTGTACGTATTGACCGTCGCCGTAAATTACCTGCGACCATTATTCTGCGTGCAATGGATTACAATACCGAAGAAATCTTAAACCTATTCTTCGAAAAAACGGTATTCCAAATCCGTGATAATAAACTGATGATGACGCTGGTTCCTGAGCGTCTACGTGGTGAAACTGCTTCTTTTGATATCGAAGCGAATGGCAAAGTCTATGTTGAAAAAGGCCGCCGTATCACTGCACGTCATATTCGTCAGTTAGAAAAAGAAGAAATAAACAGCATCGAAGTCCCTGTTGAATATATCGCAGGTAAAGTCGTTGCAAGAGATTACATCGATGAAAGTACCGGTGAGCTGATTTGTGCAGCGAACATGGAACTTTCTTTAGACATGTTGGCACGTCTGAGCCAAGCGGGTCACAAAACAATCGAAACATTGTTTACCAATGACTTAGACCACGGTGCTTACATTTCTGAAACCGTTCGTATCGACCCAACTAACGACCGTCTGAGTGCATTGGTAGAAATCTACCGCATGATGCGTCCTGGTGAGCCACCGACCCGTGAAGCGGCAGAAAACTTGTTCGAAAACCTGTTCTTCTCTGAAGATCGTTACGACTTGTCTGCTGTGGGTCGTATGAAATTCAACCGTTCACTGAATCGCGATGAAATCGAAGGTTCTGGTATCCTGAGTGAAGAAGACATCATCGAGGTGATGCGCAAACTCATCGATATCCGTAACGGTAAAGGCGAAGTCGATGACATCGACCACTTAGGTAACCGTCGTATTCGTTCCGTTGGCGAGATGGCAGAGAACCAATTCCGTGTGGGTCTGGTTCGTGTTGAGCGTGCAGTGAAAGAGCGTCTTTCTCTGGGCGACCTTGATGCATTAATGCCACAAGATATGATCAACGCTAAGCCAATTTCAGCGGCAGTCAAAGAGTTCTTTGGTTCCAGCCAGTTGTCTCAATTTATGGACCAGAACAACCCTCTGTCTGAAATTACGCACAAACGTCGTATCTCTGCATTAGGCCCAGGCGGTCTGACTCGTGAACGTGCGGGCTTTGAAGTACGTGACGTACACCCAACTCACTATGGTCGTGTATGTCCAATCGAAACCCCTGAAGGTCCAAACATCGGTCTGATCAACTCATTGTCTGTTTACGCACAGACTAACGAGTACGGTTTCTTAGAAACCCCATACCGTTTAGTTCGTGACGGTTTAGTGACGGATGAAATCCACTATCTGTCTGCAATTGAAGAAGGTAACTTCATTATTGCTCAGGCGAACACCGTATTAGGTGAAGATGGTAGCTTCATTGAAGAGCTAGTGACTTGTCGTAACAAAGGTGAATCGAGCCTATTCAATCGTGAGCAGGTTGAATATATGGACGTTTCGACTCAACAGGTCGTTTCTGTTGGTGCGTCACTGATCCCATTCCTTGAACACGATGACGCCAACCGTGCATTGATGGGTGCGAACATGCAACGTCAAGCGGTTCCTACATTACGTGCTGATAAACCATTAGTCGGTACAGGTATGGAGCGTGCAGTAGCGGTTGACTCTGGTGTAACGGCGGTTGCAAAACGTGGTGGTTCAGTTCAGTACGTTGATGCTTCTCGTATCGTTATCAAAGTTAATGAAGATGAGATGTATCCAGGTGAAGCTGGAATCGACATTTATAACCTGACTAAATATACCCGTTCTAACCAGAACACCTGTATTAGCCAGATGCCTTGTGTGTCTTTAGGTGAGCCAGTTGAACGTGGTGATGTGTTAGCGGATGGTCCTTCAACAGACCTCGGCGAATTAGCACTGGGTCAAAACATGCGCGTGGCATTCATGCCATGGAATGGTTATAACTTCGAAGACTCCATCTTAGTTTCTGAGCGTGTTGTTCAAGAAGACCGTTTCACAACGATCCACATTCAGGAACTCTCTTGTGTGTCTCGTGACACCAAATTAGGGCCTGAAGAAATCACTGCGGATATTCCAAACGTCGGTGAGGCTGCACTTTCTAAACTGGATGAATCTGGTATTGTTTATATCGGTGCAGAAGTGAAAGGCGGCGACATTCTGGTTGGTAAAGTGACACCAAAAGGTGAAACCCAGTTAACTCCAGAAGAAAAACTGCTGCGTGCTATCTTTGGTGAAAAAGCGTCAGACGTTAAAGACTCTTCTTTACGTGTTCCTAACGGTGTTTCTGGTACGGTTATCGACGTACAAGTATTTACCCGTGATGGCGTAGAGAAAGACAAACGTGCATTAGAGATTGAAGAAACTCAGTTACGTGATGCGAAGAAAGACTTAACAGAAGAGCTGCGTATTTTCGAAGCGGGTCTGTTTGCACGTATCCGTTCTGTACTGGTTAACGGCGGAATTGAAGCTGACAAACTGGATAAATTGCCTCGTGATCGTTGGTTAGAATTATCTTTAGCTGACGAAGAGAAGCAAAATCAGTTAGAGCAATTAGCTGAACAGTATGACGAACTGAAATCTGAGTTCGAGAAAAAACTTGATGCTAAACGCCGTAAGATCACCCAAGGTGATGATCTGGCACCTGGTGTTCTGAAAATTGTTAAGGTTTATCTGGCAGTTAAGCGTCAGATCCAACCGGGTGATAAAATGGCAGGTCGCCATGGTAACAAAGGTGTTATCTCAAAAATCAACCCAGTTGAAGACATGCCTTACGATGAAAACGGTAACCCAGTTGACATCGTTCTGAACCCACTGGGCGTACCATCACGTATGAACATCGGTCAGATTTTGGAAACCCACTTAGGAATGGCAGCAAAAGGTATTGGTGAGAAAATCAATGCTATGCTTAAACAGCAGGAAGAAGTTGCCAAACTGCGTGAATTTATCCAAAAAGCCTACGATTTAGGTGATGATCCACGCCAGAAAGTTGACTTGAGCACTTTCTCTGACGAAGAAGTTATGCGTCTGGCTGAAAACCTGAAAAAAGGGATGCCAATTGCAACACCAGTGTTTGATGGTGCGAAAGAGAAAGAAATCAAAGAACTGCTGAAACTGGGTGGTCTGCCAACATCAGGTCAGATTACATTATACGATGGTCGTACTGGCGAGAAATTCGAGCGTCAAGTTACCGTTGGTTATATGTACATGCTGAAACTGAACCACTTGGTTGACGATAAGATGCACGCCCGTTCAACAGGTTCTTACAGCTTGGTTACTCAGCAACCGCTGGGTGGTAAAGCGCAGTTCGGTGGTCAGCGTTTCGGGGAGATGGAAGTGTGGGCACTGGAAGCATACGGTGCAGCCTATACTCTTCAAGAAATGCTTACAGTTAAATCGGATGACGTTAACGGCCGTACGAAGATGTATAAAAACATCGTCGATGGCAGCCATCAGATGGAACCTGGTATGCCGGAATCTTTCAACGTATTGCTGAAAGAAATCCGCTCACTGGGTATCAACATCGAGCTGGAAGACGAGTAA
- the rpoC gene encoding DNA-directed RNA polymerase subunit beta' codes for MKDLIKFLKAQTKTEEFDAIKIALASPDMIRSWSFGEVKKPETINYRTFKPERDGLFCARIFGPVKDYECLCGKYKRLKHRGVICEKCGVEVTQTKVRRERMGHIELASPTAHIWFLKSLPSRIGLLLDMPLRDIERVLYFESYVVVEGGMTSLERGQILTEEQYLDALEEFGDEFDAKMGAEAIQGLLKNLDLENECETLREELNETNSETKRKKLTKRIKLLEAFIQSGNKPEWMILNVLPVLPPDLRPLVPLDGGRFATSDLNDLYRRVINRNNRLKRLLDLAAPDIIVRNEKRMLQEAVDALLDNGRRGRAITGSNKRPLKSLADMIKGKQGRFRQNLLGKRVDYSGRSVITVGPYLRLHQCGLPKKMALELFKPFIYGKLELRGLATTIKAAKKMVEREEAVVWDILDEVIREHPVMLNRAPTLHRLGIQAFEPILIEGKAIQLHPLVCAAYNADFDGDQMAVHVPLTLEAQLEARALMMSTNNILSPASGEPIIVPSQDVVLGLYYMTRDCVNAKGEGMVLAGPKEAERVYRSGHASLHARVKVRITEEVKDSEGNITINTSLVDTTVGRAILWMIVPKGLPYSLVNQALGKKAISKMLNTCYRVLGLKPTVIFADQIMYTGFAYAARSGASVGIDDMVIPEKKAGIIAEAEAEVAEIQEQFQSGLVTAGERYNKVIDIWAAANERVAKAMMENLSTEAVINRDGVEEQQVSFNSIFMMADSGARGSAAQIRQLAGMRGLMAKPDGSIIETPITANFREGLNVLQYFISTHGARKGLADTALKTANSGYLTRRLVDVAQDLVVTEDDCGTHEGILMTPVIEGGDVKEPLRERVLGRVTAEDILIPGTADILVPRNTLLHEKLCDLLEANSVDSVKVRSVVSCETDFGVCAHCYGRDLARGHIINKGEAIGVIAAQSIGEPGTQLTMRTFHIGGAASRAAAESSIQVRNTGTLKLVNAKFVTNSEGKLVITSRNTELRLIDEFGRTKESYKVPYGAHLSKGDGAAVTGGETVANWDPHTMPVVSEVSGFISFSDMLDGQTMTRQTDELTGLSSIVVLDTAERTSGGKDLRPALRVIDAKGNDVLIPNTDMPAQYFLPGKAIVQLDDGIAINVGDTLARIPQESVGTKDITGGLPRVADLFEARRPKEPAILAEISGIISFGKETKGKRRLVITPLDGSEPYEEMIPKWRQLNVFEGEIVERGDVVSDGPESPHDILRLRGVHAVTRYITNEVQEVYRLQGVKINDKHIEVIVRQMLRKVTIEDAGSSEFLEGEQVEYSRVKVSNRKLEQEGKIPATYARDLLGITKASLATESFISAASFQETTRVLTEAAVAGKRDELRGLKENVIVGRLIPAGTGFAYHQDRIRRRHLNDVVEAPQVSADEATANLAELLNAGFSSDNN; via the coding sequence GTGAAAGACTTAATAAAGTTTCTGAAAGCGCAAACCAAGACCGAAGAGTTTGATGCTATCAAGATTGCTCTGGCATCACCTGATATGATCCGTTCATGGTCATTCGGTGAAGTGAAAAAGCCAGAAACCATTAACTACCGTACGTTCAAACCTGAGCGTGATGGTCTTTTCTGTGCGCGTATTTTCGGGCCAGTAAAAGATTATGAATGTCTGTGCGGTAAGTACAAACGTTTAAAACACCGCGGTGTGATTTGTGAGAAGTGTGGCGTTGAAGTTACACAGACCAAAGTCCGTCGTGAGCGCATGGGTCATATTGAACTTGCATCTCCGACTGCACATATTTGGTTCTTAAAATCACTGCCATCTCGTATCGGTTTGTTGCTTGATATGCCACTGCGTGATATCGAACGCGTTCTGTACTTTGAATCCTATGTGGTTGTTGAAGGCGGTATGACTAGCCTTGAGCGCGGACAAATTCTAACAGAAGAGCAATACCTTGATGCGTTAGAAGAATTCGGTGACGAATTTGATGCGAAAATGGGTGCGGAAGCTATCCAAGGCCTGCTGAAAAACCTCGATCTTGAGAACGAGTGTGAAACGCTGCGCGAAGAGTTAAACGAAACAAACTCTGAAACGAAGCGTAAAAAGCTGACTAAACGCATTAAACTGTTGGAAGCATTCATTCAATCGGGTAACAAACCTGAGTGGATGATCTTAAATGTGTTGCCAGTATTACCACCGGATCTGCGTCCATTAGTTCCACTGGATGGTGGCCGTTTCGCAACGTCTGATCTGAATGATCTGTATCGTCGCGTGATCAACCGTAACAACCGTCTGAAACGTCTTCTGGATCTGGCTGCGCCAGACATCATCGTACGTAACGAAAAACGTATGCTGCAAGAAGCGGTTGATGCTCTGTTAGATAACGGTCGTCGTGGTCGTGCTATCACAGGTTCTAACAAACGCCCTCTGAAATCTTTGGCTGATATGATCAAAGGTAAACAAGGTCGTTTCCGTCAGAACTTACTTGGTAAGCGTGTTGACTACTCAGGTCGTTCTGTTATTACCGTAGGTCCATACCTGCGTCTGCATCAGTGCGGTCTGCCGAAGAAAATGGCGCTTGAGTTATTCAAACCATTTATCTATGGCAAATTAGAATTACGTGGTCTGGCAACAACCATCAAAGCGGCGAAGAAAATGGTTGAGCGCGAAGAAGCGGTTGTTTGGGATATCTTGGATGAAGTTATCCGCGAACACCCAGTTATGCTGAACCGTGCACCAACACTTCACCGTCTGGGTATCCAAGCATTCGAACCCATTTTGATCGAAGGTAAAGCTATCCAGTTGCATCCACTCGTTTGTGCGGCATATAACGCCGACTTCGATGGAGACCAAATGGCGGTACACGTTCCTCTGACTCTGGAAGCTCAGTTAGAAGCGCGTGCGTTGATGATGTCAACCAATAACATCCTGTCACCGGCAAGTGGTGAGCCTATCATCGTACCTTCACAGGACGTTGTATTGGGTCTTTACTACATGACACGTGACTGCGTAAACGCGAAAGGCGAAGGCATGGTATTAGCCGGACCTAAAGAAGCTGAGCGTGTTTACCGTTCAGGTCATGCTTCATTGCATGCCCGTGTTAAAGTCCGTATCACTGAAGAAGTGAAAGATTCGGAAGGTAACATCACAATCAACACAAGTTTAGTTGACACTACTGTTGGTCGTGCAATTTTATGGATGATCGTACCAAAAGGTCTGCCTTACTCGCTGGTTAACCAAGCGTTAGGTAAGAAAGCGATCTCTAAAATGCTGAACACCTGTTACCGTGTTCTGGGACTGAAACCTACGGTTATTTTTGCTGACCAAATCATGTATACCGGATTTGCCTATGCGGCACGTTCAGGTGCATCAGTTGGTATCGACGATATGGTTATTCCTGAGAAAAAAGCAGGAATTATCGCCGAAGCGGAAGCCGAAGTTGCAGAAATTCAGGAACAGTTCCAGTCTGGTCTGGTAACAGCAGGTGAACGTTACAACAAAGTTATCGATATCTGGGCTGCGGCAAACGAACGTGTTGCTAAAGCGATGATGGAAAACTTGTCGACTGAAGCGGTGATTAACCGTGATGGTGTCGAAGAACAACAAGTTTCTTTCAACAGTATCTTTATGATGGCCGACTCCGGTGCTCGTGGTTCCGCTGCTCAGATCCGTCAGTTAGCGGGTATGCGTGGTCTGATGGCTAAGCCAGATGGCTCCATCATCGAAACACCAATCACGGCAAACTTCCGTGAAGGTCTGAACGTTCTCCAGTACTTTATTTCGACGCACGGTGCGCGTAAAGGTCTTGCCGATACCGCATTGAAAACAGCGAACTCCGGTTATCTGACTCGTCGTTTAGTTGACGTTGCGCAGGACTTGGTTGTCACTGAAGACGACTGTGGAACTCATGAAGGTATCCTGATGACTCCGGTTATCGAGGGTGGCGACGTTAAAGAACCACTGCGTGAGCGTGTTCTGGGTCGTGTGACTGCTGAAGATATCCTGATCCCAGGTACAGCGGACATTCTGGTGCCACGTAACACTCTGCTACACGAAAAACTGTGTGACCTGTTAGAAGCGAACTCTGTCGACAGCGTAAAAGTGCGTTCAGTTGTAAGCTGTGAAACAGACTTTGGTGTGTGTGCTCACTGTTATGGTCGTGACCTTGCTCGTGGTCATATCATTAACAAAGGTGAAGCTATCGGTGTTATCGCGGCACAGTCAATCGGTGAGCCGGGTACACAGTTAACGATGCGTACGTTCCACATCGGTGGTGCGGCATCTCGTGCGGCAGCTGAATCTAGCATCCAAGTACGTAACACAGGTACACTGAAACTGGTTAACGCGAAATTCGTGACCAACTCAGAAGGCAAACTGGTGATTACTTCACGTAATACTGAATTGCGTCTGATTGACGAATTCGGTCGTACGAAAGAAAGCTACAAAGTGCCTTATGGTGCGCACTTATCTAAAGGCGATGGCGCAGCGGTAACAGGTGGCGAGACAGTTGCAAACTGGGATCCACATACCATGCCAGTTGTCAGTGAAGTTTCTGGTTTCATCAGCTTCTCTGACATGCTTGATGGTCAAACAATGACACGTCAGACTGATGAATTAACGGGTCTGTCTTCAATTGTTGTACTGGATACTGCTGAACGTACCAGTGGTGGTAAAGACCTGCGTCCTGCACTACGTGTAATTGATGCAAAAGGTAACGATGTTCTTATTCCTAACACAGACATGCCAGCTCAGTACTTCTTACCGGGTAAAGCAATTGTCCAGTTAGACGATGGCATTGCTATCAATGTCGGTGATACTTTAGCGCGTATTCCACAAGAATCTGTGGGTACGAAAGATATCACGGGGGGTCTGCCACGCGTAGCTGACTTGTTTGAAGCACGTCGTCCGAAAGAGCCTGCAATCTTGGCTGAAATCAGCGGTATTATCTCGTTTGGTAAAGAAACCAAAGGTAAGCGTCGTCTGGTTATCACGCCATTAGATGGTAGCGAACCGTACGAAGAGATGATCCCTAAATGGCGTCAACTCAACGTGTTCGAAGGTGAGATCGTTGAACGTGGTGACGTGGTTTCTGATGGTCCAGAATCTCCACATGATATTCTGCGTCTGCGTGGTGTCCATGCTGTTACGCGTTATATCACGAATGAGGTTCAGGAAGTTTACCGCTTACAAGGCGTTAAGATAAACGATAAACATATCGAAGTTATCGTTCGTCAGATGCTGCGTAAAGTGACTATCGAGGATGCAGGAAGTTCTGAATTCCTTGAAGGTGAACAAGTTGAGTACTCACGTGTTAAAGTTTCTAACCGTAAACTGGAACAAGAAGGTAAAATTCCAGCAACTTACGCACGCGATCTGTTGGGTATTACTAAAGCATCTCTGGCAACAGAATCCTTTATCTCAGCAGCATCGTTCCAAGAAACAACACGCGTACTGACAGAAGCCGCCGTTGCTGGTAAACGTGATGAGCTGCGTGGTCTGAAAGAAAACGTTATTGTTGGACGTCTGATCCCAGCAGGTACTGGTTTTGCGTATCACCAAGACCGTATCCGTCGCCGTCATCTGAACGACGTTGTGGAAGCACCGCAAGTTAGCGCGGATGAAGCAACTGCGAACTTAGCTGAACTGTTAAATGCAGGTTTCAGTAGCGATAACAATTAA